Proteins from a genomic interval of Veillonellaceae bacterium:
- a CDS encoding segregation/condensation protein A — MDDYKIKLEVFEGPMALLMHLIEKAELDIHDIPIAKVTEQYMLYLKALEEFNIEIASEFLVMAASLLQIKSRLLLPRPEHIADNSEEESDPRQELIERLLEYRKFKQLASILDGMGSQRQRYYTRLPQEITERVLLPSGLTIHDLISALASLLTDEKVNFALVEHDEVSVQDKMNDIISLLIKHNGQLKFTETIIRSGTRSEMIASFLAILELMKLRRIAITQQMQFGPIYLMLREEYT; from the coding sequence ATGGACGATTATAAGATTAAACTAGAAGTTTTTGAGGGGCCAATGGCCTTATTAATGCATCTTATTGAAAAAGCTGAATTAGATATTCACGATATTCCGATAGCTAAAGTTACTGAACAATATATGTTATATCTAAAGGCATTGGAAGAGTTTAATATTGAGATTGCTAGTGAGTTTTTAGTAATGGCCGCCAGTTTACTACAGATAAAATCACGGCTTTTGCTACCTCGCCCGGAACATATAGCGGACAATAGTGAAGAAGAAAGCGACCCACGACAAGAACTAATTGAAAGATTATTGGAATATCGTAAATTCAAGCAGCTTGCTAGCATTTTAGACGGTATGGGATCCCAACGCCAACGCTATTACACTAGGTTACCGCAGGAAATCACTGAACGGGTGTTATTGCCAAGCGGGCTAACAATTCATGACCTTATATCGGCACTGGCATCCCTCTTGACTGATGAGAAGGTTAACTTTGCCTTAGTTGAGCATGATGAAGTTAGCGTTCAGGATAAGATGAATGATATTATATCTTTGCTAATAAAACATAACGGGCAGTTGAAATTCACCGAAACAATTATTCGGTCAGGTACGCGCTCAGAAATGATTGCATCTTTTTTAGCTATTCTTGAATTAATGAAATTACGACGAATCGCAATAACGCAGCAAATGCAGTTCGGACCGATTTATCTAATGCTTAGAGAGGAGTATACATAG
- a CDS encoding site-2 protease family protein — MFGFDQDMIFRIPALLIALTIHEYAHARAAVWMGDPTPKFLGRLTLNPISHLDPIGLLMLWLVQFGWAKPVPINPNNFREWRKGMILVSFAGPGSNILMAFIVALLMAILGEMQMLSSWVYAILRLTYVYNLIFAIFNLVPVPPLDGSKILSSLLPARYSEIFDRIEPYGTFILIGLIYLGIIGTIIYPITSLLDIIIRTVIHIFI, encoded by the coding sequence ATGTTTGGCTTCGATCAGGATATGATTTTTCGTATTCCGGCCTTACTCATTGCATTAACAATACACGAATATGCTCATGCTCGGGCAGCAGTCTGGATGGGCGATCCTACGCCAAAGTTTTTGGGACGTCTAACCTTAAATCCAATTTCGCATTTAGATCCCATTGGACTTCTAATGTTATGGCTTGTGCAGTTCGGGTGGGCTAAGCCAGTACCGATTAATCCTAATAATTTTCGTGAATGGCGTAAAGGTATGATACTAGTATCGTTCGCTGGTCCTGGATCCAATATTCTTATGGCCTTTATAGTTGCACTGCTCATGGCGATCTTGGGAGAAATGCAGATGTTAAGTAGCTGGGTATATGCTATTCTGCGCTTGACATATGTCTATAATCTTATCTTCGCAATATTTAACTTAGTGCCTGTTCCGCCGCTAGATGGTTCGAAGATCTTATCCAGTTTATTGCCGGCACGGTATAGTGAGATATTTGATCGTATAGAACCTTATGGCACTTTTATACTAATCGGACTCATCTATCTTGGTATTATAGGCACCATTATTTATCCGATTACTTCATTGCTTGACATTATTATTCGCACTGTAATTCACATTTTTATATAG
- a CDS encoding spore germination protein, giving the protein MVIERKIDKDIDVNINYVKDLVGVGESFDVVFREYKVGRKRAASFSINGMVNDILISNVFEEMVAFNQEELSLNLFQKLYYSRATHSQVKLIDNMNDALTSLLSGEMLFFVEGESQVLVLDARAYPSRSPSESNIEKVTRGSRDSFVETIVFNTALIRRRLRDPNLRFEIVKVGSRSRADIAVCYIKDITNLELVDTIKERLNNISIDGIPMAERTIEEYVVKGSKWNPLPKVRYTERPDVAAVHLLEGHVCLIVDTSPNIMILPTTFFHHVQHAEEFRQNVVIGSYLRMVRLFAVLLSLILPPLWLAFALQPQLLPEPLAFLGPREAGALPIGIQFILAEIGVEIVRMATVHVPSPQATALGFIGAFMLGDFATQVGLFGNEVIFYTAVAAVGSFATPSMEFAMAMRFFRLILVVAVFLFKLPGFLLALGGILVAMLFTKSFGVSYLWPILPFNFTALKDVLFRLPIPDKVLRPAVLKPQDQDRIETTKGKDKNKNKGDKD; this is encoded by the coding sequence GTGAAAGCTTTGACGTCGTTTTTCGTGAATATAAGGTCGGACGCAAACGTGCAGCTTCATTTTCAATCAATGGCATGGTCAATGACATTTTAATTAGTAACGTTTTTGAAGAGATGGTAGCGTTTAATCAAGAGGAGTTATCACTCAACTTGTTTCAAAAGCTGTATTATTCAAGAGCAACTCATTCGCAGGTAAAACTTATTGACAATATGAATGATGCCCTAACAAGTTTATTGTCTGGTGAAATGCTATTCTTTGTTGAAGGAGAAAGCCAAGTCTTAGTTCTTGATGCCAGGGCATATCCGAGTAGGTCGCCATCTGAGTCAAATATCGAGAAAGTAACGCGCGGGTCGCGCGATTCATTTGTTGAGACAATTGTCTTTAATACCGCATTGATACGCCGGCGGCTACGTGATCCAAATCTCAGATTTGAAATCGTTAAAGTTGGTTCACGGTCACGAGCTGATATAGCAGTTTGTTACATTAAAGATATTACAAATCTTGAGTTAGTAGACACTATAAAAGAACGGCTCAATAATATCAGTATTGATGGTATACCTATGGCTGAACGGACTATAGAGGAATACGTAGTTAAAGGCAGTAAGTGGAATCCTTTGCCTAAAGTCCGATATACCGAACGACCGGACGTTGCGGCAGTTCACCTTTTAGAAGGTCATGTCTGTCTAATTGTGGATACGTCGCCGAATATTATGATTTTACCAACAACCTTCTTCCATCATGTACAACATGCAGAAGAGTTTAGACAAAATGTGGTTATAGGTTCTTATCTTCGTATGGTAAGGTTGTTTGCCGTATTATTATCGCTAATTTTGCCGCCACTATGGCTTGCATTCGCATTACAGCCGCAGCTTCTGCCAGAACCGCTTGCTTTCTTAGGACCGCGTGAGGCTGGTGCTCTGCCAATAGGGATACAGTTTATCTTAGCGGAAATAGGAGTAGAAATTGTAAGGATGGCTACAGTTCATGTTCCTTCACCGCAAGCTACCGCACTTGGTTTTATCGGAGCTTTTATGCTAGGGGATTTTGCTACACAAGTGGGGCTATTCGGAAATGAGGTAATTTTTTATACAGCGGTAGCAGCCGTGGGCTCATTTGCTACACCAAGTATGGAATTTGCCATGGCTATGCGATTTTTTCGCCTAATCCTAGTTGTTGCTGTATTTCTATTCAAGCTGCCAGGCTTTTTATTAGCCTTGGGAGGAATTTTGGTAGCAATGCTCTTTACTAAATCCTTCGGTGTTTCCTATTTGTGGCCTATCTTACCCTTTAATTTTACGGCGCTCAAAGACGTTTTATTCCGGTTGCCAATTCCTGATAAAGTGCTACGGCCAGCAGTATTAAAGCCGCAAGACCAAGATAGAATTGAGACTACTAAAGGCAAAGATAAAAATAAAAATAAGGGCGATAAAGATTAA
- the trpS gene encoding tryptophan--tRNA ligase produces MTKGRIFSGMQPSGKFHLGNYLGALENWVKLQNEYECFFSIVDWHALTSSFEDTSKLTENIHNMALDWLSAGLDPEKNVIFIQSHVKEHAELHLLLSMMTPLSWLERVPTYKDKISQLGSQGKDINTYGFLGYPELMTADIILYKADTVPVGEDQIPHLELSREIVRRFNNMYKPVFPEPKAFLGKASVLPGIDGRKMSKSYGNEIPFAASPDELRARVRLMVTDPQRVKKSDPGNPNVCTVYSFHKIFNNDQIGELAKNCGNANIGCVDCKKCLAEKMVDSLSDIHARRSELEANPARVREILVYGAERARKVAAATMEEVRQVMNLP; encoded by the coding sequence ATGACAAAGGGCCGGATTTTTAGCGGGATGCAACCTTCGGGTAAATTTCATTTAGGGAATTATTTAGGAGCGCTGGAAAACTGGGTCAAATTACAAAATGAGTACGAGTGTTTTTTCAGTATAGTAGACTGGCATGCCCTTACTTCAAGTTTTGAAGATACCAGTAAGTTAACTGAAAACATTCATAATATGGCACTTGACTGGCTTAGCGCTGGTTTAGATCCTGAGAAAAACGTGATTTTTATTCAGTCACATGTAAAAGAGCATGCCGAACTACACTTGTTATTATCAATGATGACGCCATTATCTTGGTTGGAAAGAGTCCCAACCTATAAGGATAAGATTTCGCAATTAGGTTCGCAAGGCAAAGATATTAATACATACGGATTTTTAGGTTATCCAGAGTTAATGACAGCTGACATAATATTGTATAAGGCTGATACTGTGCCAGTCGGTGAAGATCAAATACCTCATCTGGAGTTATCACGCGAAATTGTGCGACGGTTCAACAATATGTATAAGCCGGTATTTCCTGAGCCCAAGGCCTTTTTAGGCAAAGCTTCGGTGCTTCCGGGGATAGACGGTCGCAAGATGAGTAAATCATACGGTAATGAAATTCCGTTTGCTGCAAGCCCTGACGAGCTTAGAGCTCGGGTGCGGCTGATGGTTACCGATCCACAGCGTGTGAAGAAGTCCGATCCCGGTAATCCTAATGTATGCACAGTTTATTCATTCCATAAGATATTCAATAACGACCAGATTGGCGAACTGGCTAAAAACTGCGGCAATGCTAATATCGGCTGTGTCGACTGTAAAAAATGCTTAGCTGAAAAAATGGTAGATTCCTTATCGGATATTCATGCCCGGCGCAGCGAATTGGAGGCAAATCCGGCCCGTGTTAGAGAAATTCTTGTGTATGGTGCTGAACGAGCACGGAAAGTAGCTGCGGCAACTATGGAAGAAGTTCGCCAAGTAATGAATTTACCATAA
- the scpB gene encoding SMC-Scp complex subunit ScpB: MFYSHLKGHVEALLFASGVPLPLAKIAQVLEIEEDNVKLLIAQLNEDLTDNNRGLTIVEVAGGFQLCTKPELAEIIERLANVRETKLSTAAMETVAVIAFKQPITKQEIEAIRGVKVDKPLATLIDRGLVKELGRKETIGRPILYGTTEDFLQCFGLKSLAELPPLADLLTEQP; the protein is encoded by the coding sequence GTGTTTTATTCCCATTTGAAAGGGCATGTTGAAGCCTTGCTCTTTGCCAGCGGAGTACCTTTGCCGCTTGCTAAAATAGCACAAGTGCTTGAAATAGAGGAAGACAATGTTAAGCTGCTGATTGCCCAGCTGAATGAGGATTTGACAGATAATAATCGCGGTCTTACCATTGTTGAAGTTGCTGGGGGATTCCAATTATGCACTAAACCGGAATTAGCTGAGATCATTGAAAGGTTGGCCAATGTTCGTGAAACTAAGCTATCGACTGCTGCTATGGAAACGGTTGCAGTTATTGCCTTTAAACAGCCGATAACCAAGCAGGAAATCGAAGCTATTCGCGGGGTTAAAGTAGATAAGCCGCTTGCTACGCTTATTGATCGTGGCTTAGTAAAAGAACTTGGCCGTAAAGAAACAATTGGCAGACCAATACTATATGGAACAACTGAAGACTTCTTGCAATGTTTTGGATTAAAATCGTTGGCAGAGTTGCCACCATTAGCCGATCTACTAACTGAACAGCCCTAG